The Candidatus Thermoplasmatota archaeon genome contains a region encoding:
- a CDS encoding helix-hairpin-helix domain-containing protein encodes STGSAPATPVAHAEPVEDAPPRRRLMGHITDIPGVGKMKAKAMEEAGYTDLNALDEATESELADIAGIGPKLAKTIKEELAKMKR; translated from the coding sequence CCTCGACCGGCTCCGCGCCCGCGACCCCCGTCGCGCACGCGGAGCCGGTCGAGGACGCCCCGCCCCGCCGCCGCCTCATGGGCCACATCACCGACATCCCCGGTGTCGGGAAGATGAAGGCCAAGGCGATGGAGGAGGCCGGCTACACGGACCTCAACGCCCTCGACGAGGCGACGGAGTCGGAGCTCGCGGACATCGCGGGCATCGGCCCGAAGCTCGCGAAGACGATCAAGGAAGAGCTTGCCAAGATGAAGAGGTGA